The Halorussus rarus genome includes the window AGGAACAGCACCGTCGGCCCGGCGATCACCAGGCAGGCGACCATCAGTCGGAGGGCGAGGTTCATGTTCGACTGGCGTGAGCATCCCCTATTAATTCTACCGGTTCATTGAAGTGGCTCGCCTGCGAGGCTACGCGTCCGCGGACGACCCTTCCCGCTCGGCGAACGACCAAATCACCGAGGGCTGGCGGCGGGCGGGGCGTCGAAAGAGGACGAGGGCCGGTCAGCGGGCCGATTCGAGGTCCACGAAAACGTCGTCGTCGGCCGTGAGCCACGTGGACATGCGCTCGACGCTGGAGAGGCCGTCGGGGTAAACGGTCCGGCGGTCGGGCCTGTCCTCGT containing:
- a CDS encoding DUF7511 domain-containing protein; translated protein: MSTDPHTRTDRDAPDGRQHEPRLDRPDVVLSSVVVDYEDRPDRRTVYPDGLSSVERMSTWLTADDDVFVDLESAR